The segment CTCACTTACCGGAATCAAAGATTTAATACGAGGAAATTAGATTAATGTTTCGATTGTTTCAGAGACAAGTTAGTCACTTACACAAAGGCCTGATTGTTTTTCTTGTTAAGTTTGGTTATATGCTacaataaatgttttatattttctaactgAACACCTTTTGactaaaattagtttatagtttGTAGACGAGTTATAAAAGCATGTATACTTTATCTTTTGTTCGCATTTAACTTTTACGTAACAAACTAGATATAAATGTTGATTAATACATAATTTAATACTAAAATAACCGCACTATATGTTAACATGCAAACGTAAACACAAACAAAACGGATATAGGAGTACTGGAGTAGGACCattataaggaaaaaaaaaactaaaagatgATGCTAGTACAATTATTTGTTAAAGTCCACTCAGTTAACGAGTTCTATATGTGAAAcacattaaaagagaaaatgtaGGCCTATGAAAGAACAAAACAAAGCCAATAAGTTTTATCTGCCGAAAATGATAGAAATTATTTTCATTGTCATCAAGAATTTTGTTGAGATTTAGACATGAGCCAAATCTATAAAACaatcatttaataaaataacttTTAGAATAAAGAAAGCTAACTTTAATTACAAAGGTCTTTAGATCACATCACTTAGTGGGAGGTAAAGGCAAAGAAGCTGAGATGGATGGTTGAAGATGACCTGTTATTGTGTAGGCATTATACCTAGAAGACCTTCCAAGATTCGAATCTGATGAGAGGATTGTGTTGTATATCATTATTAAAGAGAAACTACCAAACAACATTACACTGTGCTTTTATCCAAACATGGCAGAAGAAACTTATAGGTAAAACCGTAAAAGGAACAGAAAATAGTACTGTACTTGGTACTAAGTTATAAAACCGGTATAATTAGCTACCAAAACTAAAATTACCCGATTCCAATATTGAACCGGTTTATGAGGTCGAATTACTAAAAGCCCTCAATGTTTCACAAGCTTTAGATTGACTACTTGATCAAGGGGATAAAACAACAACTGGAGGAGCTATGCCAGAAGATTTGATTCTTTCAAATAGTAACCGAGCATCGGTTGATGAACATCCCTGATTCATCTCAATAGCTACTGGATATTGCGACGTTCTGTTCATTTCTACCACCATCATTCCCTACAGCAACATAAGAAATAAACAATTTGgacccaaaaacaaaaaaaaactagccTGGATTGGGTTTGCTTGGGTTTTTTTTCATTCAGTACAAAGCATAGTTTCTATATTCAACTTATGTTTTGGTGTCTCTGATCATGGATGACTTCTTATTGACCTTGAACTATAACCACTGAAGAAAAGTTAATGGGTTTACCTCAAAGTCAGCTAGAAACAACTGGAAGCCTTTTAGTTTCTCCTTCATCATGGCATTTTCTTTTGTTGGTGCTGAAGAGGAGAGTGCAGCTGTGACCTCCATGGATGAATGACCTATCCTTCTTTGTACAACCTACAGAGGGAATAGCATGGACATGATGAGTGATGAGGGGACGATCGTCATTCTAACACCGACAAGAAAATTTAGAGAAACAAGCGATGAGACTCACGTCATTATGGAGCAAGATCTCACAGATGAGACTACCATCATCGACGTAGCATATAAGCTCAAAAGTAGACTGTTGCTTGAACTGGAATCTCTTCACTCCAGTTAGAAAGCACTGCCAAAAGGGATACTTAAGTTTCACAGATCGGTTTAAGACTGAGAGAGTTTTGGTGTTAGTACCTTAATCCTTCCTTGAACAAAAGGCATGGTATCTTTCATTACTGCCCAATTCTGAGACATCTCGGCCAAGTAAGTGAAAGGTGTCTCCGGATTTGTAGACATCACAGAGGGGGTTTCCAAATCGACAACCATATTACTGACTTCATCATCAGCTACAGCGCCTGAACCTGAACCATATACCGGACTCGTTGTATCCCTTTCACTACCATTGTCGATATGCATTTCTTCGACGAATGAAGTCACGTTAGATGTTTGTTGATCCAAGGTATTTTCGCAACCGCTGTTGTAAAAGGGTCTTGTACCACTACAGCTAGTACGAGGTGTGGAAGCTGTCATGTGAATGTTACTAGAAGTCGAGTGCAAACCAGAGAACGTTCTTTCCCCGTGGGTAGCAGCAGTATCAATCTGCATATGTTCAACCCTCGAAACAGCAGCTTCCACATTGGTGGAAGCAGGAGGATTACTCATTGTCCGTGGACTGATATGAGTTCTCGTTACATTCACAGAATTGCCTGCCATAAGTGTTTTGGTTAAAAGAGAGTTAATAGTCTCAAAAGGAAATGGGTGTATCATATTACTGAAAGTCTCTAATAACAACCATCTTCCACTCAGAAAGACAGCAAACTTTCTGTTTATTGTTGTGACTCTGTTATAGATAAGTGAGGAAATATCATAGTGAAAACTGAAAGAACTATCCATACCTTGACCATTGGCCTGAACGTGACTAGCATCTCCCGAGGTATAACTGTTTACTTGGTTACCAGTATCATTGTCATTTAGCGACCACGCAGCTAGACTTGCTCTGGTTGCCAACGAAGCAACCCCTCGGTTCCTTGTTCTGCAAAAGTTAAAATCCAATAAGAACTTCCGAAAAGAAAGGGAAAATTTGCAAATGCAATTACTGTAAGCACATAGAAGAGATAATTGGTAGTGCGTATAAAATGTGTTAACGTTAAATCATGCATCATCTTTCCGAGAGAATCCAATCCAACTAAAGAGACACCACGACACAATCTCTGAATATCAAGCAAGTGGCAGAAGCATAAACCAAAGAAAATACCAAGTTCAAAACAACGTAAACCATTCTTTGAAAAAGTCTACCTTATTCCTCTTGGAGGTTTGTTCACTTCAATAACCAGACGCTTTCGCGCTTCTTCCAATTCTTCAACCATCCCTCCTAAAACTTGTATAGTCTCAGGTACTAGCATTAAAAGCCCATGTCTAACTTGTACGCTAGACACAACAATCTGCATTTACTGTCCTTGTCAGTACTTATAATACATACATGATCAATTTCAACCCATAAATTGGAGCTGAGAACAAATTTAGGTGATAGCAAACTCATCAcagattatcaaaaaaaaaaaaaaaaccaatacaCAAGTTCCTTATCAACCATTTCCACagctttaatttttcttttaaaaaagcACACCTTTAAACCAGCAGGAGCCAAGACTTGCAGATCTTTAACAGGTCTGTACTCCATACCAAAAACACGTTGAACACCATCAGTCATAGACAGCTTCAAACACCTCTTAAGCCCTGCATTAGCGTTCTCATACCTCCCTTTGAGGGCACACCCAATGTTAACAATCTCATCAACCTGACGATTAAACCACAAGtctcagtaaaaaaaaaacacactttATGCATTATCTCTATACCAAAAAAAGGAACAACCTGAAGAACAAACGGACCAGGGAGTTCTTCAAGAACCATAGACGCAACGTTCCGAGGAAGCACCCCACCTCCGCATAGATTCATATCGCAAAACAGAAACTGCTCGAAGCAATGCTTAGCTTTCGCCGCAACTTCGAGGCGAGAGAACTGCGGAACGGAGACTTCGAGCCCAGAAAGACAAGTGACCCACCACTCCGTCTTGAGCTTAATCCCCATTCGAGAGAGAGCCTCAGCCATCGGCGAGTCGTAGCCGTTCTCGACTTCTGCCTCCGACGGATCGACCGGAATACTGGAATCCGGCGGCGAGGGAGTGGGATTACCGGATACGTCGATAATCTCAACTTCCGGCTCGACGGGGTTAGGGTTTAAATTAGACGCTGATGAGCTTTCCGGTTGAATAGAAGGAGCACGACCAATGCTCTGAGCAGAATCGCCGATTCCGCTTGCTCcaatttcatcttctccttcttcttcgtcgtcgtcgGAGGAGTAGTGCTGGAGTCTCAGCCGTCGTCTAGGCATTTCGCCGGCGAAAATTAGGGATTCCCTCCAAAAGTTTATTtgcttttttttgaaaatttattgtcACAACATGTCGGAACTTAAATGGGCTTAATGGGAGGCTGATTCGGCCCATTATAAATTCACTATGCAGCGAGCTGTTAGGCCTAACGGCCCATTAAAGTTATTGGGCCTTGTTTTGAGTTgtatacgtatatatatattgggtAAGTTTGCCGGGAGATgttttttagtgaaaattttCGTTTGGCGAAAGAGAGAAGCCCGCCTTTGTGTTCTAAAATTTTGGCACcagaaaaattttgaaatcCCCAAATTCGATTTTGTGTTCTCTTCTTAATCGATTTAGGGTTTTCAAGACTCTCGCGATAAAGCTTTGAGAtctagggttttttttttctttctctttacttTTGATTCGTTTTTCTCGATTTGGACTCTCATGGCGACGGAAACCCTAGATGAGAAGACACCGGGAGCTGGATCTCCGGCGAAGGAGGAATTGGGTGTTGGCGACGCCTCGAAGGTGGCGGAAGTAGCGGATCCCCCAAGAAACGACGACGCGGAGAAGAAGGAAGAGGCTGAATCGAAAGAAGGTGAATTGGAAGATAAAGAGGATGTAAAAGATGAGGAAGGAGAAGGAAGTGGAAGCAAGAAGGAGGCGGTGACTCCGATTAGCGATAGGCCTACGAGGGAGAGAAAGCAAGTTGAGCGTTTCTCCTCGTCTGGTCCTGTGCGGGTTACACCGAGCAAGTCCGTTTCAATTGAAAAGGTATCCTTTTTGTTATCATTATGTTTCTGAGAATTCAAATAGGTTTCTTTGTGTGTTATATTCACTAGCTCTtgtttccgtgtgtgtttgtTAGGGTCGTGGAACACCGCTCAAGGAAATTCCAAATGGTATGGGTTTGTGCTTGTCGTGGATTTGTTAATTGTTCACCTAATTGCTGTCAAAATGAAAGATCTTTAATGCTTTGACACATCTCTTAGATCTAGAAGATTAGATAGCTGTGAGAATTGATCTGGAAACGCCTTTGAGAAGCTCGGGCTTTTGCATACTGATAGTCTGACTTTCTGGTGGAATATATCATCTTGTAGTTGTAGCTATCACAGTTAACGTATTAACTACTGTCTGTGATTTGCTTATATCTCATCTTGTAGATCTGACTACATGTTTTCTCTTTGGTAGCGAACTGTGGTGTGAATATTATTAACTTTGCATGGTTAATGGGAAGATGATAGAACTGTTCTATTCTTTCTCTTGTATGCTGGAAAATTTAGTTGTTTTGACAGAGTCTTCTTGTTGGTTTACCTTTATTGACTATTAGAAATCTGTCTGACAATGTTGGCTGTTTCAGTTGCTCATAACCTGTCTAAGAGAAAAGCTGACGACAACCTGATGCTGCTACACACCATTCTCTATGGGAAGAAAGCAAAGGTGGTGCTTTAAAAGCTTTATCAAGCATGTCCCGTTATGGATGTTTAtcttggaattttttttttattgtctaCTTACAAGAGTTTTGTGAAATTTTGTTCTGCAGGCACAGATGGTTAAGAAAAACATTGGTCAGTTTTCTGGCTTTGCATGGTCAGAGAAAGAGGTAAAGCATTTCGTTTCTGTTTTGTTATAGGGATGTATATTCTTGTCTTGCCTCGTGCTAAGACTTCAAATGTTTTCCAGGAGGAGAAGCAAAGAGCACGACTAAAGGAGAAACTTGACAAATGCATAAAAGAAAAGTTAATCTTTTTCTGTGACGTACTTGATATACCTGTAAACAGAAGCAACATAAAGAAAGTAAGTAGTAAGAAGATGTGATTTGTCTATTTTCTGTACTTTGCTCTGTATTCTAACCTATAAGAATCTCTCTGTCCTGATACTCTCAGGAAGAATTAGCTGTCAAAGTGCTTGAATTTTTGGAATCTCCCAAGGCAACAAGAGATGTTATACTTGCTGATCGTGAAAAGGTACTGTTTGATTTAGTACATTATTGTTCTAGATGATTTTATCGTCAGTATGGGAGTATTGAATTCTTTTTCGAATTATATGTTTAAGCAAGCCAAAAAGCGCAAGAGCACACAAAGGAAGGGGAAATCTGGAGAATCTTCAGAGACCCCAGCCAAGGTTTGTAGTTTCTTAACTGTAAATATAGCACAGTTTGTATTCCTTGCGTGCTACTGGCTGGTAACTGTTACCATTAGCTCCTTTTCTGTCTTCGGTTTCTAATATGTTGGCTGATGTAATTTGGATTCTGAATGTATTTTGCCTTTTTACCTGTGTTCTTGGTTTGTTGGCTGTTGAACATGGGTTTTAACATCCCTTGTGTGTTTATGTTTTTCTTACTACACAGAGGAAGAGGCAAACAAAAAAGCGAGATCAGCCAGAGGCAGAAGAAGGCAAGGATGAGGGGGACTCTGATTCTGAAGGTACTAAGGATGCTAATGAAGACGATGATTCAgcacgagaagaagaagaaagtgaccATGAAAAGGCTGGAACTGAAGATGAGAAAGACGAAGCAGAAGATGAAAAGCCATCTGATAAGAAAATTTCATCGAAAAAGACTGAAGAGAAGAGCTCAGGGACCAAAGGGAAGGATAAACAAGCTTCTGCGAAAGGTTCTAAAAAATCGGGTGAAAAGTCCTCCAAAAGAGTTGCCAAGTCAACTTCATCCCCAGCCAAGAAGCAAAAAGTTGATCACGAAGAGTCTTCTAAAGGGAAAAGCAAGAAACAGTCAACTAAGACACAGGCTAAGGGAACTAAAGAGAAAGGTTATAAACGGTCTCAgctgttagattttttctttaaaaaatgaaattattctCTCTTTGAAGCTCATTGCTCTTCTGTTTTTACCTACTATGATGAATTGGGTGCAGGAAAAGCCATTAAGAAAGGCAAAGCAGAGCCCACCAGAGAAGAGATGCTTGAAGTGGTGTCCAAAATGCTGCAGGAAGTAGACTTCAATACGGTGAGCTAGTTCAATTTGCTGAAATAAATAATGGTCGAAAGACCTTGAATCAATGTTCTTATACTctattgtttgttttcttaataacaGGCGACATTATCAGATATTCTGAAGAAGCTAAGTACGTTCTTTGATTTTGCAATCCatctttaattatattttccaaGTGTTGAGGATCATTTGGTAACATTTGTTGTATGTGATAACATCAGGCAAGCATTTCGGTGTTGATCTCTCGCATAGAAAACCAGAGGTGAAGGCTGTTATCACAGATGCTATAAGTGCAATGACtgatgaagaagacgaagaggaGAACTCTGAGGCTGGAAGTGACggagagaaggaagaagagaaaaaggcTGAGGCTGAAAGTGataaagaggaggaagaagagaaagacgAGGAAGAGGAAAAAGCTGAGGCTGAAAGTGAtaaagagaaggaagaagaggaaaaagcCGAGGCTGAAAGTGAtaaagagaaggaagaagaggagaaagCTGAGGCTGAAAGTGACAAAGAGAAGGAAGAGGAGAAGCCAAAGGATTAAGGTTAGTGAGAGTTTCTCTCAAGATCTGATGTGAAGAGAATCAAAACTGATCAACATGGTCTAAGTGACAAAGAGAGTGTTGAATCTGTACTTTGTACTACTATGTAATCTCCCTATAGTTTGCTCATGTAGTGACTTCTTGTGTAGCTGTTACATGTTAGGTTTTTCCTAATCCTTGTTCTATTTGATACCCTTGacattaacttttatttttatgggTTTTAAGACTTTCACTATTGCCACCAACTCCTAATATTTGCATTGAAGTTAAATCAGcactatgattttatatatgaacGTAAGCCAAGGCTTCAAACTTCATCAAGAATCTGTTTATATACGGATACACTCATCTAGCCTAATCCTTCTTCCTGGGACTTGTTGTAGTTTGTAATGtgtcaattatataattttgggGTGTTTATTTGTCTATTCTATAGTTTTCTTATGTGTAATGCACTTTCACGATTTACATAAACCAATCTAAAGCTTAATTTACGTTCATATCCGAGTAATCATTTAAAATATCTTTTCCCAATTAATATGTTTTGCTATTTTTACATATTgcaatgaaattttattttcatgtaaaattttttaattatagaaAAAGTTAttgaatcttatatattaaaacagaagtcacaaccttgattcatgtgtgatttttttaaaaatggacctaatagacttattcatagaaattcatattatattttagtttaaactaataataaatataattttaaaatattttaatcatagtatcttttgatatcttttcattttaaatataaatatatttattttaaaattctaacaaatctatttaaaaagatttttacaagatcttcatttttgaaattatatttaaatattttcactaatttcaaaattagttgaaaatattattatacattaatatattcagttatataaaataaaaaattaaaaaatctataatatcttagttattatataatcataatcaatcatattaaattaaaattattatatttagctaaatataataaaattgtattaaatttatatatttatatattttattttcgtaattataaaatatttatgttcaaaaataaaatctaatatgttggtaagatgggttaacattatcaaactatataatacatgtataaaaattaacatgtatttctttaaagttaataatataaaatctttgtaactactttaatcataatatattttcattttaaatataatatatatttacatattatattttaaaaattctaataaatctgtgtaatatttagacaataacttaatgtattttaagttatcgttttgaaataaaaataaataaattatattctattttatctacttttatagtcatgatcatattaaaatataattattatacaaaaataaacatgataaaattatattcaattgataaattgataaattttattttcataaatataaactatttatttaaaatataatatgatgatagaacgacttaaaattaacaaactatataatacatatctaaaaattcacatatcttacacttttatatatacaataataaattatctaaaatgaataagtataaaaatattggtaaaaagaaatccagttttgaaatacgggtcagaatttagtataaattaaatacaaaatatttttttaatatattttctcatgaatcccctatattaatttgcttaataactaaatgcaaatacaataagataaatacataataagaagtggcaaatcataaggtttaaacaattaattaattataacatgtaaattataaaattattgtatttgaaatagttatataaatatttaagtatatgattaacattaaaaatatatatcacttaTGTTCTagaacaataatttatgtatagaaaagtgaaaacaaacacccgtgcggttgcacggatcaaaatctagttaatattattttacaatTGATTGAATTGGAGTAACCGGGTCGGATCCCACCCGgtttaaacatataaaaaacgCTATCGCCTTCCTTATCTTgttgactctctctctctcaaaaacaAAACACCCACCAACTCCGACCACGAGAGCAAAAGATGTCGGCGACGCTTACAGGATCAGGAACAGCTCTGGGCTTCTCATGCTCCTCGAAGATCTCTAAAAGAGTCTCTTCTTCCCCACTCAACCGATCCTCCATCAAAATGTCAGTCTCTGTCGACGAGAAGAAGAAAAGCTTCACTCTTCAGAAATCCGAGGAAGCTTTCAACGCCGCCAAGGTCAGTAGATTCGTTTCTAATCAATATCAGATTGAAAGTTAGAGCCTTTATCGAAAAATGATCAGTCTTTAGTTGCAAAGGTCTAAACTTTTCATTCTTCTCTTCATGTAAGAATCTGATGCCTGGAGGTGTGAACTCCCCTGTCCGAGCCTTCAAGTCCGTAGGTGGACAACCTGTTCTGATTGATTCCGTTAAAGGCTCAAAGATGTGGGACATTGATGGTAATGAGTACATTGACTATGTCGGATCTTGGGGACCAGCTATAATCGGCCATGCTGATGATGAGGTTACGTTCTTGCAATATGCTCTGTTTTGACTCTGTTTTTTACTCTGTTTTTCTGATAAAGGACCAAACTTTAGTGCAGGTTCTTGCGGCTTTAGCTGAGACGATGAAGAAAGGAACAAGCTTTGGCGCTCCTTGTCTCTTAGAGAACGTTCTAGCCGAGATGGTTATATCAGCTGTTCCCAGCATTGAGATGGTTCGGTTCGTTAACTCCGGAACCGAAGCTTGTATGGGTGTGCTTCGTCTCGCCAGAGCCTTTACCAACAAAGAGAAGTTCATCAAGTTTGAAGGGTGTTATCACGGTCACGCCAACGCCTTCCTCGTTAAAGCTGGTAGTGGTGTAGCCACTTTAGGACTACCTGACTCGCCTGGTGTACCTAAAGCGGCTACTTCGGATACTCTTACAGCTCCTTACAATGATATTGAAGCTGTTGCGAAGCTCTTTGAGGCGCATAAAGGCGAGATCTCTGCGGTTATACTCGAGCCTGTTGTTGGTAACTCTGGTTTCATCACTCCTACGCCTGAGTTCATCAATGGTTTGCGTCAGCTGAGTAGAGATAATGGTGCACTTCTCATCTTTGATGAGGTTATGACTGGCTTTCGTTTAGCTTATGGTGGAGCTCAAGAGTACTTTGGAATCACTCCTGACTTGACTACTCTTGGGAAAATCATCGGTGGCGGTCTTCCTGTGGGAGCTTATGGTGGAAGAGGAGATATTATGGAGATGGTAAGATCTGATCCTCTGCACATATGTTGGATAAAACATGCTATACAAGATTACTAGAGTTCTGACATTAGTATTCTCAAGAGAAAGTATTGTTTAAATAATGTAGTTAGAGCTGGTCTTAGTAATTTAAGTGGTTAGTATGTATAGATGATCATCAACTCCCAAATTGATTAAAAGTAGATTTATTGATTATTTAACCTTCAATCCTGGTCATttcggtttttggtttggttagtctgtttttttgtttttggttctaTAGATTAGGATCCCTTCAGTTATTTATGATTTTTGGTTCAGATAATGATATTTCTGTTATTCTTTTTGTCGTTTCAGGTTGCACCTGCAGGACCAATGTACCAAGCCGGGACACTAAGTGGTAACCCACTGGCAATGACCGCAGGTATTCATACACTAAAGCGGCTGAAGCAGCCAGGAACATACGAGTACTTAGACAAGATCACCAAGGAACTAACCAACGGCATCTTAGAAGCCGGGAAGAAAACCGGACATGCAATGTGCGGCGGTTACATAAGCGGTATGTTCGGTTTCTTTTTCACAGAAGGACCGGTCTACAACTTCGCAGATGCCAAGAAGAGCGACACAGAGAAGTTTGGTAGGTTCTTCAGGGGAATGTTGGAAGAAGGTGTTTACTTTGCACCGTCTCAGTTTGAAGCTGGGTTTACTAGCTTGGCTCACACTACAGAGGATATACAGTTCACTATTGCGGCGGCTGAGAGGGTTCTTGGTAGGATCTAGAATGTTCTAAAACCCAAGCTGGAGTGTTGTTGATGAGAACGTATGTTGTgtagtgagtttttttttttttaataatctgtAGCTTGAGATTTTTGTATGATGAAAACCATCCATTTTGTTAATGtaatggtttaaaattaaaccaaTTATAGCCCTGTCGGACCTGTCttgttatttgtatttttaaatattttttttaaaaattgctatttttggaaagttttcaattttttgaaaattattgtaGATtcgggattgtgatttataaattaagataaagagaatatttgtggatagatgagtattcttcaatatttttcatcaatattttgtatttttaaataattttcttaaaaactgctatttttagaaagttttgcttttcttgagaaatattgtagatttgagattgtgatttataaattaggataacgagaatatttttggatagatgagtattctttaagaatttttcatcaatatttagtatttttaaataattttcttaaaaactgctattttggaaagttttcattttcttgaaaatattgtagatttgggattttgatttgtaaattaggataacaagaatacttgtggatagatgagtattctttaagaatttttcatcaatatgttgtatttttatataattttcttaaaaactgctatttttggaaagttttcattttcttgagaaatattgtagatttgggattatgatttgtaaat is part of the Brassica rapa cultivar Chiifu-401-42 chromosome A09, CAAS_Brap_v3.01, whole genome shotgun sequence genome and harbors:
- the LOC103837476 gene encoding recQ-mediated genome instability protein 1 encodes the protein MPRRRLRLQHYSSDDDEEEGEDEIGASGIGDSAQSIGRAPSIQPESSSASNLNPNPVEPEVEIIDVSGNPTPSPPDSSIPVDPSEAEVENGYDSPMAEALSRMGIKLKTEWWVTCLSGLEVSVPQFSRLEVAAKAKHCFEQFLFCDMNLCGGGVLPRNVASMVLEELPGPFVLQVDEIVNIGCALKGRYENANAGLKRCLKLSMTDGVQRVFGMEYRPVKDLQVLAPAGLKIVVSSVQVRHGLLMLVPETIQVLGGMVEELEEARKRLVIEVNKPPRGIRTRNRGVASLATRASLAAWSLNDNDTGNQVNSYTSGDASHVQANGQGNSVNVTRTHISPRTMSNPPASTNVEAAVSRVEHMQIDTAATHGERTFSGLHSTSSNIHMTASTPRTSCSGTRPFYNSGCENTLDQQTSNVTSFVEEMHIDNGSERDTTSPVYGSGSGAVADDEVSNMVVDLETPSVMSTNPETPFTYLAEMSQNWAVMKDTMPFVQGRIKCFLTGVKRFQFKQQSTFELICYVDDGSLICEILLHNDVVQRRIGHSSMEVTAALSSSAPTKENAMMKEKLKGFQLFLADFEGMMVVEMNRTSQYPVAIEMNQGCSSTDARLLFERIKSSGIAPPVVVLSP
- the LOC103837477 gene encoding protein DEK, encoding MATETLDEKTPGAGSPAKEELGVGDASKVAEVADPPRNDDAEKKEEAESKEGELEDKEDVKDEEGEGSGSKKEAVTPISDRPTRERKQVERFSSSGPVRVTPSKSVSIEKGRGTPLKEIPNVAHNLSKRKADDNLMLLHTILYGKKAKAQMVKKNIGQFSGFAWSEKEEEKQRARLKEKLDKCIKEKLIFFCDVLDIPVNRSNIKKEELAVKVLEFLESPKATRDVILADREKQAKKRKSTQRKGKSGESSETPAKRKRQTKKRDQPEAEEGKDEGDSDSEGTKDANEDDDSAREEEESDHEKAGTEDEKDEAEDEKPSDKKISSKKTEEKSSGTKGKDKQASAKGSKKSGEKSSKRVAKSTSSPAKKQKVDHEESSKGKSKKQSTKTQAKGTKEKGKAIKKGKAEPTREEMLEVVSKMLQEVDFNTATLSDILKKLSKHFGVDLSHRKPEVKAVITDAISAMTDEEDEEENSEAGSDGEKEEEKKAEAESDKEEEEEKDEEEEKAEAESDKEKEEEEKAEAESDKEKEEEEKAEAESDKEKEEEKPKD
- the LOC103837478 gene encoding glutamate-1-semialdehyde 2,1-aminomutase, chloroplastic, whose product is MSATLTGSGTALGFSCSSKISKRVSSSPLNRSSIKMSVSVDEKKKSFTLQKSEEAFNAAKNLMPGGVNSPVRAFKSVGGQPVLIDSVKGSKMWDIDGNEYIDYVGSWGPAIIGHADDEVLAALAETMKKGTSFGAPCLLENVLAEMVISAVPSIEMVRFVNSGTEACMGVLRLARAFTNKEKFIKFEGCYHGHANAFLVKAGSGVATLGLPDSPGVPKAATSDTLTAPYNDIEAVAKLFEAHKGEISAVILEPVVGNSGFITPTPEFINGLRQLSRDNGALLIFDEVMTGFRLAYGGAQEYFGITPDLTTLGKIIGGGLPVGAYGGRGDIMEMVAPAGPMYQAGTLSGNPLAMTAGIHTLKRLKQPGTYEYLDKITKELTNGILEAGKKTGHAMCGGYISGMFGFFFTEGPVYNFADAKKSDTEKFGRFFRGMLEEGVYFAPSQFEAGFTSLAHTTEDIQFTIAAAERVLGRI